In the genome of Aspergillus flavus chromosome 8, complete sequence, one region contains:
- a CDS encoding putative Zn-finger protein (Protein sip5) codes for MGNSQTKEARPPFTPNRRSHGGGHGRSPYGDRHHSEGSRSTRGSRPDLSILGIGGSSERDVATLEHRRETKQEREARRLERERVARIKERERSMREEHVDGGYLVTQGVYTGTEDFNKAVVRQLMIERRLAPFWRGLNDFSDSWTEHQLMAAARGLPIPPPDEIPSELEYKNPPKITEGAKESTDTKGIQHLTVPITSRSQSYGSDASQSSTPAHSLPSPTSPLASGTSSSPLFRTRAKTLASLTTSKHGTQADPAPREIQLPRDPFVNGQPIEAYLYKDAAECPICFLYYPPYLNRTRCCDQPICSECFVQIKRPDPHPPEHGDSDPNAPAAAAEGDAADNQDSQLVSEPAACPFCVQPEFGVTYAPPPFRRGLTYASDPSARPNFTSPVSSTSSLSSGNVTAVTGRRRAASLSANDPTVITTDKVRPDWAQKLANARAHAARRSAAATALHTAAYLMNSNGNGGDSRTFNIGRRGVMRRAGGSDPHSSSSRTGSPALQALAFLTDRRSATNDMDSAEEGSGNIAPPRNTSRRNRIDDLEEMMMMEAIRLSLASEEERRKREEKEAKKEAKKREKEAKKAEKTARKTGLYSTNASGSALDVPTGLGRVASSSSSVIGEESTPAGKGKEVDRASPEAPIDATSTCSVTAPASMNAVYPPMNSADQHQSMQSSVPQTSPRELSKPSHLRHVSSASSSFSSLVESMSGDHTGTTEGNGSSTEPLFNFRSLAAVIGDEDKREESAEHVENTLSNPQAEGSASRSVLPVDHAHTDDSVFNADAATPAGSDFALQESQGYMIPKELETRSVEITDSTGNPQATS; via the exons ATGGGTAATTCACAGACAAAAGAGGCCCGGCCACCCTTTACTCCAAATCGCCGAAGCCATGGCGGTGGACATGGAAGATCACCGTATGGCGACAGACATCATTCAGAGGGCTCCAGATCAACACGAGGCAGTAGACCAGATCTCTCCATTCTCGGAATAGGCGGAAGCTCAGAAAGAGATGTTGCGACCCTCGAGCATCGCCGAGAAACGAAGCAAGAGCGAGAGGCTCGCCGTTTGGAGAGGGAACGGGTGGCTCGGATTAAGGAACGGGAGCGTAGTATGAGGGAAGAACACGTCGATGGAGGTTACCTAGTTACGCAGGGTGTCTATACGGGAACGGAAGATTTCAACAAGGCTGTGGTGAGGCAGTTAATG ATCGAACGACGACTTGCGCCCTTCTGGAGAGGCCTTAACGATTTCTCTGATTCTTGGACGGAGCATCAGCTAATGGCTGCCGCGCGAGGCCTGCCCATTCCACCGCCCGATGAAATCCCTTCAGAGCTAGAGTATAAGAATCCACCGAAAATCACAGAAGGGGCAAAGGAGTCGACTGATACGAAAGGAATTCAACATCTGACGGTTCCGATCACTTCAAGGTCACAATCCTATGGCTCCGATGCGTCCCAATCATCCACCCCAGCCCACTCCTTACCCTCCCCCACATCACCCCTAGCCTCAGGAACTTCGAGTTCGCCATTGTTTCGCACTCGGGCAAAGACACTCGCCTCTCTCACTACATCTAAACATGGCACCCAAGCCGACCCAGCGCCCCGGGAGATACAGCTCCCTCGCGACCCATTTGTCAATGGGCAGCCCATCGAGGCATACCTTTATAAAGACGCGGCTGAATGCCCCATCTGCTTCCTCTATTATCCTCCTTACCTAAACCGAACGAGGTGTTGCGACCAACCTATCTGCTCTGAATGCTTTGTACAGATCAAACGTCCCGACCCGCATCCTCCTGAGCATGGAGATTCCGATCCAAATGCccctgctgcagctgccGAGGGTGATGCTGCCGACAACCAGGATAGTCAACTTGTCTCGGAACCTGCAGCCTGCCCATTTTGCGTCCAGCCTGAATTTGGAGTGACATATGCGCCGCCACCCTTCCGCAGAGGACTCACATATGCTTCAGACCCTAGTGCCCGCCCAAATTTCACTTCCCCTGTATCGTCTACatcttcactttcttctgGAAATGTTACAGCTGTTACGGGCCGGAGACGCGCTGCATCATTGTCTGCAAATGACCCTACGGTAATCACGACCGATAAGGTCCGTCCGGATTGGGCTCAAAAACTGGCCAACGCTCGTGCGCATGCTGCGCGGAGGTCTGCAGCGGCAACCGCTCTCCACACTGCAGCATATCTGATGAACTCGAACGGCAATGGAGGCGACTCTCGAACTTTCAATATTGGGCGGAGAGGCGTCATGCGGAGAGCTGGCGGTTCGGATCCCCACAGTTCTTCTAGCCGCACAGGCTCCCCGGCGCTCCAGGCTCTTGCATTCTTAACGGACCGACGCAGTGCTACAAACGACATGGACTCTGCTGAGGAAGGGTCTGGGAATATAGCGCCGCCACGCAATACTTCCCGGCGAAACCGTATTGACGAtttggaggagatgatgatgatggaggcGATTAGGCTTAGTTTAGCCAGCGAGGAGGAGCGTCGtaagagggaggagaaggaagcgaaaaaagaagcaaaaaaaagagaaaaggaggccaagaaggcGGAAAAGACTGCCCGTAAGACCGGCCTTTACAGTACCAATGCAAGTGGATCCGCTTTGGACGTACCTACAGGGCTAGGAAGGGTTGCGAGCAGCTCTTCCTCTGTTATCGGCGAGGAAAGTACGCCTGCTGGCAAGGGTAAAGAAGTGGATCGTGCATCCCCGGAAGCCCCCATTGATGCTACGTCTACATGTTCCGTTACTGCGCCCGCTAGTATGAATGCTGTATACCCGCCTATGAATTCGGCAGATCAACATCAGTCTATGCAATCTTCCGTCCCACAAACCTCACCCAGGGAGCTTTCGAAACCGTCACATTTGCGACATGTCTCAAGTGCTTCTTCatcgttctcttctcttgttgaATCGATGTCTGGCGATCACACTGGGACCACAGAGGGGAATGGCTCGTCTACAGAACCGCTGTTCAATTTTCGGAGTCTAGCTGCCGTTATCGGCGATGAAGACAAAAGGGAGGAATCTGCAGAGCATGTAGAAAATACGTTATCAAATCCGCAAGCTGAGGGGTCTGCCTCGCGGTCCGTGCTTCCAGTGGATCATGCGCATACTGATGACTCGGTCTTTAATGCTGATGCAGCCACGCCCGCTGGATCGGACTTCGCGCTACAAGAGAGTCAAGGATATATGATACCTAAAGAGCTTGAAACACGTTCAGTCGAGATCACCGACTCTACGGGGAATCCCCAGGCCACGTCTTGA